The Candidatus Terasakiella magnetica genome has a segment encoding these proteins:
- a CDS encoding substrate-binding periplasmic protein gives MRFLIIVCTLLLFVSFTKSSHAKEQEAISVCYLNWGKQGGKNLPNQGFIPDLLSEILTEAGYTPKVDIIPWLRCLDGVKNHKYDFVGSYWIGGEGDGWFDYFLPTTVDRINFVTLKNKAISSGQPEAFLGKRVGFLKGAGGLERIRAHSDRINLYEATTDLKLLTMLKHGRLDGIVSNSPHIIGLAETSFPEVVKELVTLQPALQINIASPAIAIDNPRRREIKERYNAAYLKLKKAGIYDRLMKKHDIRVDYEMTSNERAVFDAAQKNN, from the coding sequence ATGAGATTTTTAATTATTGTATGTACTTTACTACTATTTGTTTCATTCACAAAAAGCAGTCATGCTAAAGAGCAAGAAGCCATTTCTGTATGCTATTTGAATTGGGGTAAACAAGGTGGGAAAAACCTACCTAACCAGGGTTTTATACCAGATCTTCTCTCTGAAATACTTACAGAGGCTGGTTATACGCCAAAGGTTGATATCATCCCGTGGCTGCGTTGTCTCGACGGTGTGAAAAATCATAAATATGATTTTGTAGGTAGCTATTGGATAGGTGGCGAAGGTGATGGCTGGTTCGATTACTTTTTACCAACAACAGTTGATAGGATTAATTTTGTCACCCTTAAGAACAAGGCAATTTCATCAGGCCAACCAGAAGCTTTTTTGGGCAAACGAGTTGGCTTTTTAAAAGGTGCAGGAGGCTTGGAGCGTATTCGTGCACACAGTGACAGAATCAATCTTTATGAAGCTACAACAGACCTTAAACTCCTAACGATGCTGAAACATGGTCGCCTAGACGGGATTGTTAGTAATAGCCCGCATATTATTGGATTAGCAGAGACAAGTTTTCCAGAAGTTGTGAAAGAGCTTGTAACGCTACAGCCTGCCTTACAAATCAATATCGCATCCCCAGCGATCGCCATCGATAATCCTCGAAGACGTGAGATTAAGGAACGTTACAACGCGGCATATCTAAAGCTTAAAAAAGCTGGAATTTATGATCGTTTGATGAAAAAACACGATATCAGAGTCGACTATGAAATGACGTCAAATGAGCGAGCTGTTTTTGACGCTGCACAAAAAAATAATTAA
- a CDS encoding CaiB/BaiF CoA transferase family protein encodes MSKPLDGLLVVALEQAVAAPYCSGRLCDAGARVIKIERAEGDFARHYDYVVHGESANFVWLNKGKESLVLNIKDKEDSALLERLLAKADVFIQNLAPGATKRAGFGSEDLRARYPRLITCDISGYGEEGPASQMKAYDLLVQAETGLCSLTGVPEAPGRVGVSVCDIAAGMNAYQSVLEAIIQRGVTGKGCGLSVSLFDGMADWMTVPLLYQEYAGKAPERLGLRHPSIAPYGAFCTKDDMQVVISIQNEREWARFAKDILDQESWANEGPFKDGVSRVANRAALDQAVQDVFACYIADEICEKLLKNKIAFGRVNGVEGLSKHPALRKITVDSPSGPIELPAPPAKMTGRDHTYGAIPAIGSHCEAIRKEFAENG; translated from the coding sequence TTGAGCAAACCTTTAGACGGGCTTTTAGTTGTTGCCCTAGAACAAGCTGTTGCTGCGCCATATTGTTCTGGTCGCTTATGTGATGCAGGCGCACGCGTGATTAAGATTGAGCGCGCAGAAGGGGATTTTGCGCGCCATTATGATTATGTGGTCCATGGCGAAAGTGCCAATTTCGTCTGGCTTAACAAGGGGAAAGAGTCCCTTGTTCTGAATATTAAAGATAAAGAAGACAGCGCTTTATTAGAGCGGCTTCTTGCCAAGGCCGATGTGTTTATCCAAAACCTTGCCCCAGGTGCGACAAAACGGGCAGGCTTTGGCTCAGAAGATTTACGTGCGCGATACCCACGTTTAATCACCTGTGATATCAGCGGATATGGTGAAGAGGGGCCTGCTTCACAAATGAAAGCCTATGACCTTTTGGTACAGGCTGAAACGGGGCTTTGTTCCCTAACAGGTGTACCAGAAGCACCGGGGCGCGTGGGGGTATCAGTTTGCGATATCGCAGCAGGGATGAATGCCTATCAGTCTGTTTTAGAAGCCATTATTCAGCGCGGTGTAACGGGTAAGGGCTGTGGGCTGAGTGTCTCGCTCTTTGATGGAATGGCTGATTGGATGACCGTGCCGCTGCTTTATCAGGAGTATGCAGGTAAAGCGCCAGAGCGCTTGGGGCTTCGCCATCCTTCTATCGCGCCATATGGTGCTTTTTGCACGAAAGATGACATGCAAGTTGTGATCTCCATTCAAAATGAGCGTGAATGGGCGCGTTTTGCCAAGGATATTTTGGACCAAGAAAGTTGGGCAAATGAAGGGCCGTTTAAAGACGGGGTTTCTCGCGTTGCCAATCGCGCAGCACTGGATCAGGCCGTGCAGGATGTGTTTGCCTGTTATATAGCAGATGAGATTTGTGAGAAGCTGCTTAAAAACAAAATCGCTTTTGGTCGGGTCAATGGGGTTGAGGGTTTATCAAAACACCCGGCTTTGCGCAAAATTACCGTCGATAGCCCCAGTGGCCCCATTGAGCTGCCCGCACCACCGGCAAAAATGACAGGGCGCGATCATACATATGGCGCAATCCCAGCGATTGGCAGCCATTGTGAGGCAATTCGTAAAGAGTTTGCAGAAAATGGTTAA
- a CDS encoding transglycosylase SLT domain-containing protein, with protein MRFILYALIGLTLSAPAFSYVKPNKNMDLCKGATHAAEQQFNIPQNLLRAISLTESGRWVESEKANIAWPWTVASGRAGEFFPTKEQAIRHVRALQAKGIKNIDVGCMQINLRYHPDAFENLNEAFDPRSNARYSAKFLSKLFKNTKSWTKAAGHYHSTEPTKNMYYREKVLSYWNYANKEAHESQQVALQTRKPKRHVEKYDRNRMAMLNNNFQSRLSNQRKAMTRAEEMSNKISQYRNSRRLSNFGKVNVARQQALLRQKQKKSLTLPPVQRRGLKKYDFSQRRSAQMEKWRKTIAKPDLLSAQKSGMTTPNSLLSQ; from the coding sequence ATGCGTTTTATTTTATATGCCCTGATCGGTTTAACCTTAAGTGCCCCGGCATTTTCATATGTAAAACCCAACAAAAACATGGACTTGTGCAAAGGTGCAACCCATGCAGCAGAGCAACAGTTCAATATTCCGCAAAACCTGTTGCGTGCGATTTCTTTAACGGAGTCGGGGCGTTGGGTTGAGTCTGAGAAGGCAAATATTGCCTGGCCTTGGACGGTTGCGTCTGGTCGAGCAGGTGAATTTTTCCCTACCAAAGAACAAGCGATCCGTCATGTACGCGCCCTTCAGGCCAAAGGGATAAAAAACATTGATGTGGGGTGCATGCAAATTAACCTGCGCTATCACCCAGATGCGTTTGAAAATCTCAATGAAGCGTTTGACCCGCGCAGCAATGCACGCTACAGCGCCAAGTTCCTCTCAAAACTGTTTAAAAACACCAAATCTTGGACAAAAGCCGCCGGACATTACCATTCAACCGAGCCTACCAAGAATATGTATTATCGCGAAAAGGTGCTGTCTTATTGGAATTACGCCAATAAAGAGGCCCATGAAAGTCAGCAGGTGGCTCTACAAACACGCAAACCCAAGCGCCATGTGGAGAAATATGACCGCAACCGTATGGCTATGTTGAATAACAATTTCCAAAGCCGCCTTTCTAACCAAAGAAAAGCCATGACGCGCGCTGAGGAAATGTCCAACAAGATTTCTCAATATAGAAATTCGCGCCGTCTTTCAAATTTTGGCAAAGTCAATGTGGCGCGCCAGCAAGCTCTCTTGCGTCAAAAACAGAAAAAATCCTTAACCCTGCCCCCTGTCCAGCGCCGTGGTTTAAAGAAGTATGATTTCTCTCAACGACGTTCTGCACAGATGGAGAAATGGCGCAAAACCATTGCCAAGCCAGACCTGCTTTCAGCGCAAAAAAGCGGCATGACAACACCTAATAGTCTGTTATCTCAATAG
- a CDS encoding N-formylglutamate amidohydrolase — protein MVASNNEAQNQDMHEASQVDASYTLLRPKKQTSPVVYASPHSGRCYPKDFVENSPLDPIALRRSEDAFVDELYEACVKQGSPLLKANYPRAYLDVNREPYELDPAMFEDPLPSYVNIDSPRAQAGLGTIAKMVTNGNNIYAHKLKFEEADQRIKKIYHPYHSALRQMIEQTHKAYGACLLIDCHSMPSGISKSGSPPHDYADIILGDRFGSSCASWITDHLQNLLEDEGFIVKRNRPYAGGFTTQHYGRPDQHIHTVQIELNRALYMDEATISPNEGFEKIKKHLNNIIAQLSIIDDALL, from the coding sequence ATGGTCGCTTCAAACAACGAAGCCCAAAATCAAGATATGCATGAAGCATCACAAGTAGATGCTTCATATACTCTTTTGCGCCCTAAAAAACAGACCTCCCCCGTGGTCTATGCCTCACCCCACAGCGGGCGTTGCTACCCAAAAGATTTTGTAGAAAACTCACCACTAGACCCGATTGCGCTTCGCCGCTCTGAAGATGCTTTTGTGGATGAGCTTTATGAGGCTTGCGTTAAACAGGGCAGTCCCCTTTTAAAAGCGAACTACCCGCGGGCCTATCTAGATGTTAATCGCGAGCCTTACGAGCTTGACCCCGCCATGTTTGAGGACCCGCTGCCCTCTTATGTCAATATCGACTCGCCGCGCGCCCAAGCAGGCCTTGGCACCATTGCAAAAATGGTGACAAATGGGAATAACATTTATGCCCATAAGCTGAAGTTTGAAGAAGCTGATCAGCGCATCAAGAAAATCTATCATCCCTATCACAGTGCCTTGCGCCAGATGATTGAGCAAACCCATAAAGCCTATGGGGCCTGCCTGCTGATTGATTGTCACTCCATGCCCTCTGGCATCTCAAAGAGCGGATCACCCCCTCATGATTACGCCGATATCATCCTTGGGGATCGCTTTGGTTCATCTTGTGCATCTTGGATCACAGATCACTTACAAAACCTGTTAGAGGATGAAGGCTTTATCGTTAAGCGCAACCGCCCTTATGCTGGTGGCTTTACAACACAACATTATGGTCGCCCCGATCAACATATTCATACAGTGCAGATCGAGCTTAACCGTGCACTTTATATGGATGAAGCGACGATTTCTCCCAACGAGGGTTTTGAAAAAATCAAAAAACATTTAAATAATATCATCGCACAGCTGAGCATCATTGATGATGCTCTCTTATAA
- a CDS encoding YdcF family protein, translated as MVNCVVVVLGATSTKEAKPTPAMIRRTLSGCDYARTYQAALLCCGGATHAEHDTAEAVIMAQIAYGAGMEKSLVFQEGQSRSTLENAIFAKEIIMQQGWDEVLVVSDATHLLRARMIFLALGLKARYLKAHKEPKAKASIIFSLIYEVPALLYNGLRILRGHHKKNK; from the coding sequence ATGGTTAATTGTGTTGTTGTGGTTCTTGGAGCCACCTCGACAAAAGAGGCAAAGCCAACGCCTGCCATGATACGACGCACCTTAAGCGGCTGTGATTATGCCCGCACATATCAAGCGGCCCTGTTATGTTGTGGTGGGGCGACACATGCTGAACATGATACGGCTGAAGCTGTGATTATGGCGCAGATTGCCTATGGGGCAGGGATGGAAAAATCCCTTGTTTTTCAAGAAGGTCAATCACGCAGCACCTTGGAAAATGCCATCTTTGCCAAAGAAATTATCATGCAGCAGGGCTGGGATGAGGTCTTGGTGGTGAGTGATGCGACCCATTTGTTGCGCGCCCGGATGATTTTTTTAGCCCTTGGTTTAAAGGCACGTTATTTAAAGGCCCATAAAGAGCCTAAAGCAAAAGCAAGCATCATTTTTTCACTGATTTATGAGGTTCCTGCTTTGCTTTACAATGGGCTTAGGATATTAAGAGGGCATCATAAAAAAAATAAGTAA
- a CDS encoding tetratricopeptide repeat protein, whose amino-acid sequence MSFLRGHDMLRTVFVLGAMMILGACAIPSPANLPEIVSEKEIRPDHRERISHRLLWLAPEMPWHYNCLFMKPLASLDYDEQKLALPSADLLFRAHFEEKRMAYRSAGHLYRQAADQGIALAYVKLGNLLIEGKGAKPNPAGGAKLILQAARLECASAQHRYGDLLTRGIGTRTDLVQAWAWVSLAQKQGYPDSAKLLKRIAPFMGPSQVALAQQRAEELRQQLELFNRGAQSKTLVECVTPRNRKPFITRMRACHAMGGTHISGPIDYRTK is encoded by the coding sequence ATGTCATTTTTGAGAGGCCATGACATGTTGCGCACGGTGTTTGTTTTGGGAGCGATGATGATTTTGGGGGCATGTGCCATACCGTCCCCTGCAAACCTGCCCGAGATTGTATCTGAAAAAGAAATCAGGCCGGATCATCGCGAACGGATTTCCCATCGCTTGTTGTGGTTGGCCCCGGAAATGCCGTGGCATTATAACTGTTTATTCATGAAGCCATTAGCCTCGCTTGATTATGATGAACAGAAATTGGCCCTTCCCAGTGCAGATTTGCTGTTTCGTGCCCATTTTGAAGAAAAACGCATGGCCTATCGCTCAGCCGGGCATCTCTATCGTCAAGCCGCAGATCAAGGCATTGCACTGGCATATGTGAAACTTGGTAATCTGTTGATTGAAGGCAAAGGCGCAAAACCTAATCCAGCAGGCGGGGCTAAATTGATCTTACAAGCTGCCCGCCTTGAATGCGCATCTGCCCAACACCGTTATGGTGACCTTTTAACCCGTGGTATTGGTACGCGCACAGACTTGGTACAGGCATGGGCTTGGGTATCATTGGCACAAAAACAGGGCTATCCTGATAGTGCAAAACTGTTAAAGCGTATTGCCCCTTTTATGGGGCCATCACAGGTGGCCTTGGCACAACAACGCGCAGAAGAACTTCGCCAGCAATTAGAATTATTTAATCGTGGTGCACAAAGCAAAACCTTGGTGGAATGTGTTACCCCGCGCAATCGCAAACCCTTTATCACCCGCATGCGCGCGTGCCATGCCATGGGCGGAACCCACATAAGCGGGCCGATTGATTATAGGACGAAATAA
- a CDS encoding DUF6626 family protein, producing MQIVKEIYEFTRANNLADNECDFSLKWLNKSARYYNMIKLTGRDASFDALIRLSTNLQLRQTAYKQSQIKEMQDIGNSIEAFDQKLHNVIKARTIAEAISFS from the coding sequence ATGCAAATCGTCAAAGAAATTTATGAATTTACCCGCGCAAACAATTTAGCAGACAACGAATGCGATTTTTCGCTTAAGTGGCTGAATAAGTCAGCACGCTATTACAATATGATAAAATTAACGGGGCGCGATGCGAGTTTTGATGCATTAATTCGTCTATCAACTAACCTACAACTTCGTCAAACAGCTTATAAACAAAGCCAAATTAAAGAAATGCAGGATATTGGAAACAGTATCGAAGCATTTGATCAAAAACTCCACAACGTCATCAAAGCACGAACGATTGCAGAAGCAATTTCGTTTAGTTGA
- a CDS encoding SpoIIE family protein phosphatase translates to MGELNQPENREYNDFVNNEIIEDYSLRYSPSKFRTWSEFVVSNTAIGSISFLALEAIGASIALSYGFYNAFYGILVASLIIFIMGAPICYRVARHNIDIDLLTRAAGFGYLGSTVTSLIYASFCFIFFALEAAIMAQAIYLYTGLPLSLGYIFCSLIIVPVVFLGMTAISRLQMFTQPIWLILMIIPFIAIFHKEPDVLSVFLHISGDGGNDNAFSWYAFGTALGISLSLIAQIGEQADYLRFMPNKTKENRIKWWSAVILAGPGWAILGFLKQIGGILLAAIVLIGGASIVEAKEPIHMYTAAFSYVVDNPNMALLISFVFVIISQIKINVTNAYAGSLAWSNFFSRTTHTHLGRAVWVLFNIAIALMLMLMGVFEVLEKILGLYSNVAIAWVASIFADLVINKPLKLSPPVIEFKRAHLFNINPVGSLSTLIASILSIVAFSGTFGAELQAFSSLIALFSALALSPLICILTKGKYYIARPAEVLEEGHHTCKSCHDDFDAADMATCPWLSGSICSVCCSVEGRCNDVCKTEKEFDLKERLIRWLQGISKEWEGSTKIPIAINFLSSYLGLLLTASFLLWTSYIVQIEGLDKSNLISVKNTYFNIFYLFALLLFVAAWLLVLMQQSKEYVEVKRREAELQLNDAYSVISSSVHYASNIQQTILPDVSRLEEVFADYFVIWEPRDVVGGDIYWCRRWGDGYVFINADCTGHGVPGAFLTLIATGALDRARHEVEAGKLGALVTRMHQIVKRTLNQHTDYAKSDDGLELGACYIPNDNANPMIFVGARFSLFVSNGKSIEEIKGDKKGLGYAEISEDQGFKEHIVNKISGHAYYMTSDGLIDQVGGERRRGFSKKRFRSILLELAHLSMPEQKANILKTLSEYQGQEVRRDDISVLGFKVR, encoded by the coding sequence ATGGGCGAGTTAAATCAACCGGAAAATCGTGAATACAATGACTTCGTGAATAACGAAATTATTGAGGATTATTCACTTCGTTATTCCCCATCAAAGTTTCGCACTTGGTCTGAATTTGTCGTTTCCAATACCGCGATTGGCAGTATTTCTTTTTTGGCATTAGAAGCTATTGGCGCCAGTATTGCCTTAAGTTACGGCTTTTATAATGCCTTTTATGGCATTTTGGTTGCTTCACTCATTATTTTTATCATGGGAGCACCAATTTGCTATCGTGTCGCAAGACACAATATTGATATTGATCTACTCACACGTGCCGCTGGGTTTGGATATTTAGGTTCAACCGTTACCTCCCTGATATATGCTTCTTTCTGTTTTATATTCTTCGCATTAGAAGCTGCAATTATGGCACAAGCCATATATTTATATACAGGGTTGCCACTCTCTCTTGGTTATATCTTTTGTTCTTTGATCATTGTTCCAGTTGTGTTTCTGGGTATGACAGCAATCAGTCGTCTTCAAATGTTTACTCAACCTATATGGTTGATATTGATGATTATTCCTTTCATCGCGATCTTTCATAAAGAACCCGATGTATTAAGTGTATTTCTTCACATATCAGGTGATGGAGGCAATGATAATGCCTTCTCTTGGTATGCTTTCGGTACGGCTCTAGGCATATCGCTATCATTGATTGCACAAATTGGAGAACAAGCGGATTATCTGCGTTTTATGCCCAATAAAACTAAAGAAAATCGTATAAAATGGTGGAGTGCGGTCATTCTCGCTGGCCCTGGATGGGCAATCCTTGGGTTTCTAAAACAAATTGGCGGTATCTTGTTGGCTGCGATTGTATTGATTGGTGGTGCATCAATCGTCGAAGCTAAAGAACCCATCCATATGTACACTGCTGCTTTCAGCTATGTCGTGGATAACCCTAACATGGCACTTCTTATTAGCTTTGTTTTTGTTATTATTTCTCAAATAAAAATCAATGTGACCAATGCATATGCAGGCTCGCTAGCATGGTCTAATTTTTTCTCAAGGACGACGCATACTCATTTAGGACGTGCTGTTTGGGTCCTCTTTAATATAGCAATTGCCTTGATGCTCATGCTGATGGGCGTATTCGAGGTATTAGAAAAAATACTCGGTCTTTACTCAAACGTTGCCATTGCTTGGGTCGCCTCAATTTTCGCAGACCTTGTTATCAACAAACCCCTCAAATTAAGCCCACCTGTTATTGAATTTAAAAGGGCCCATCTCTTTAACATAAATCCAGTGGGTAGCCTCAGCACCCTTATTGCCTCTATTCTTTCTATCGTTGCTTTTTCTGGCACATTTGGTGCCGAGCTTCAGGCGTTCTCTTCTCTCATTGCTCTTTTTAGCGCCTTAGCTCTTTCCCCGTTGATATGTATCCTAACAAAGGGGAAATACTATATCGCACGCCCTGCGGAAGTGCTTGAAGAAGGGCATCACACCTGTAAATCATGCCATGATGACTTTGATGCAGCCGATATGGCCACATGCCCATGGCTTTCAGGCTCAATTTGCTCGGTCTGTTGCTCTGTTGAGGGACGATGCAACGATGTCTGCAAAACTGAAAAAGAATTTGATCTAAAAGAACGGCTTATAAGGTGGCTCCAAGGCATATCGAAAGAATGGGAAGGGTCAACAAAAATACCAATCGCCATTAACTTTTTATCGAGTTATTTAGGTCTACTGCTTACCGCTAGTTTTCTCTTATGGACAAGTTATATTGTTCAAATTGAAGGGCTAGATAAGTCTAATTTAATCAGTGTAAAGAATACATATTTCAATATCTTTTACCTCTTTGCTCTTCTTTTATTCGTAGCTGCATGGCTCTTGGTTTTAATGCAGCAAAGTAAAGAATATGTCGAAGTTAAACGACGTGAGGCAGAACTACAGCTTAATGATGCTTATTCTGTTATTTCAAGCTCAGTCCACTATGCAAGCAATATTCAACAAACCATTTTGCCCGATGTAAGCCGTTTGGAAGAAGTCTTCGCTGATTATTTTGTTATCTGGGAGCCCCGAGATGTTGTTGGTGGTGATATTTACTGGTGCCGTCGTTGGGGGGATGGTTATGTATTTATAAACGCAGATTGTACTGGCCATGGGGTGCCTGGCGCCTTTTTAACCTTAATTGCAACTGGTGCTTTGGACCGTGCACGTCACGAAGTCGAGGCTGGAAAGCTAGGAGCATTGGTGACACGTATGCACCAGATTGTTAAACGGACTTTAAATCAGCATACCGATTACGCTAAATCTGATGATGGATTGGAACTTGGTGCATGCTACATACCGAACGATAATGCTAATCCAATGATATTTGTTGGTGCTCGTTTTTCCTTATTTGTATCCAATGGGAAATCTATTGAAGAAATCAAAGGTGATAAAAAAGGACTAGGGTATGCTGAAATTTCTGAGGATCAGGGTTTTAAAGAGCATATTGTAAATAAGATTTCTGGACACGCATATTACATGACCTCTGATGGTTTAATTGACCAAGTAGGTGGAGAACGAAGGCGCGGATTTAGTAAGAAGCGGTTTAGAAGTATCTTGCTGGAATTAGCTCATTTATCAATGCCAGAGCAAAAAGCAAACATCCTTAAAACACTAAGTGAGTACCAAGGTCAGGAAGTTAGACGTGATGACATATCTGTTTTAGGTTTTAAAGTCCGATAA